From a single Pirellulaceae bacterium genomic region:
- a CDS encoding UDPGP type 1 family protein — protein sequence MCKDTPIAATVQRYNQSHVLDFVDQLTQSQCDHLLQQLAQVDWQQLDELIHRCDQAAIDWLAVADQIQPPPAILLDDAQPRISPVEARAAGEQALRAGRVGMILVAGGQGTRLGFDQPKGMFPIGPVSGRTLFQMHCHRLLAVSRRYGTQIPLYIMTSPATDQQTRQYFAQHQEFGLAQDQVSIFCQGTMPAVDAKTGKVLMESKSSLALSPDGHGGLLQALQRAGCLQAAQERGIDYLYYAQVDNPLAQLCDPLLMGYHILTGSQMTTQVVQKRFAHEKVGNVVALQGRVHIIEYSDLPAELAERKSLDGRLELWAGNIAIHVFDRQFLQNVAASPTGLPFHRAIKKVAAVDWQGCALEPAVANALKFERFVFDLLPMADQAIVVEGCSSDVFAPLKNASGAEVDTPEHCQAALLAQHRRWVEAAGGTIAPGVKVEISPTWALDAAEVAAKLSEPVHFSADTFLC from the coding sequence ATGTGCAAGGATACTCCCATCGCAGCGACTGTGCAGCGATACAATCAGTCCCATGTGCTGGATTTTGTTGACCAGCTCACGCAGTCGCAATGCGACCATCTGCTCCAGCAATTGGCGCAGGTCGACTGGCAGCAACTCGATGAGCTGATTCACCGTTGTGACCAAGCAGCCATCGACTGGCTTGCCGTAGCTGATCAGATTCAGCCGCCCCCCGCAATTCTCCTGGACGATGCGCAACCTCGGATCTCGCCTGTGGAAGCACGCGCGGCCGGCGAGCAAGCCCTGCGCGCTGGGCGCGTGGGCATGATCCTGGTGGCCGGTGGTCAGGGAACCCGCCTGGGCTTCGATCAACCCAAAGGCATGTTTCCCATCGGCCCGGTCAGCGGTCGGACTCTGTTTCAGATGCATTGTCATCGACTGCTGGCAGTTTCCAGGCGGTATGGAACGCAGATACCACTGTATATCATGACTAGTCCAGCCACCGACCAGCAGACGCGGCAGTATTTTGCTCAGCATCAAGAGTTTGGTCTGGCACAGGATCAAGTGTCCATTTTTTGCCAAGGGACGATGCCGGCCGTGGACGCCAAGACCGGTAAGGTGCTGATGGAATCCAAGTCCTCGCTGGCGCTCAGTCCAGACGGTCATGGAGGACTGCTGCAGGCTCTACAACGCGCCGGATGCCTTCAGGCGGCTCAGGAGCGCGGGATCGACTACTTGTATTACGCGCAAGTTGACAATCCGTTGGCCCAGCTGTGCGATCCGCTGCTGATGGGCTATCACATTCTGACCGGCAGCCAAATGACCACACAGGTGGTGCAGAAGCGGTTCGCTCATGAAAAGGTGGGAAACGTCGTCGCGCTACAGGGTCGAGTACACATTATCGAGTACAGCGACTTGCCCGCTGAGTTGGCAGAACGGAAGTCGCTGGACGGACGGCTTGAGTTGTGGGCGGGTAACATAGCAATTCATGTTTTCGATCGTCAGTTTCTGCAGAATGTGGCCGCCAGCCCAACGGGCTTGCCCTTCCATCGGGCCATCAAGAAAGTAGCTGCTGTTGACTGGCAGGGCTGTGCGCTTGAGCCAGCGGTGGCCAACGCACTCAAGTTCGAGCGGTTTGTATTCGATCTACTGCCCATGGCCGACCAGGCAATCGTTGTGGAAGGTTGTTCCAGCGACGTTTTTGCTCCGCTCAAGAATGCCAGCGGCGCCGAAGTCGATACCCCTGAACATTGCCAAGCGGCCTTGTTGGCCCAACATCGCCGCTGGGTCGAAGCTGCCGGAGGAACAATCGCGCCCGGCGTGAAGGTGGAAATCAGCCCAACTTGGGCGCTGGATGCGGCCGAAGTAGCCGCCAAACTATCCGAGCCCGTTCATTTTTCTGCTGATACTTTTTTGTGTTAA